A region of Alteromonadaceae bacterium 2753L.S.0a.02 DNA encodes the following proteins:
- a CDS encoding putative flippase GtrA, whose translation MVISFVKQRISRELVYQLAVFGVVGVSATLTHYFVALFSHEWAQVALYYANIMGYCAAVAISYFGHGKLTFRRELNWPVFLRFAIVSLTTLGLSELILLALETWLAVSHRISLAVVVCTIPVITFLLSKLWVFRKS comes from the coding sequence ATGGTGATTTCATTTGTAAAACAACGGATTTCCCGCGAGCTCGTTTATCAGCTAGCGGTTTTCGGAGTTGTGGGAGTGAGTGCGACTCTGACGCATTATTTCGTCGCACTTTTCTCTCACGAATGGGCGCAGGTTGCCCTTTACTACGCCAATATCATGGGATACTGCGCGGCGGTTGCAATCTCGTATTTTGGGCACGGTAAGTTGACCTTTCGCCGAGAGCTGAATTGGCCTGTGTTTCTGAGGTTTGCGATTGTTTCTCTAACCACGCTAGGCTTGAGTGAATTGATATTGTTAGCATTGGAAACATGGCTTGCAGTTTCCCATCGAATTTCCCTGGCGGTAGTGGTGTGTACCATACCAGTGATTACATTTCTTTTGAGTAAGCTTTGGGTTTTTCGAAAGAGCTAG
- a CDS encoding menaquinone-dependent protoporphyrinogen oxidase, whose product MNAVLIVYATVDGHTKKISFSLARSFQTFGFTTQVVSVEKLTGADIQAASHIIIGASIRYGRHHKLVYELIEKYRKALVQKNAAFFSVNLVARKPEKRDPYTNPYTKKFLQEVHWRPACAAVFAGRLNYRIYSFWDKHMIRFIMWITHGPTDPTTDIEFTDWPQVEAFAQTVAQLNKNS is encoded by the coding sequence ATGAATGCGGTGTTGATCGTTTATGCTACGGTTGATGGTCACACAAAAAAAATCAGCTTCAGCCTTGCCAGAAGCTTCCAAACGTTTGGGTTTACAACTCAGGTGGTGTCGGTTGAAAAGTTGACGGGCGCTGATATTCAGGCTGCTAGTCATATAATAATAGGTGCGAGTATACGTTACGGCAGGCATCACAAACTCGTTTATGAATTGATCGAGAAATATCGCAAGGCATTGGTCCAAAAGAATGCCGCCTTCTTTTCTGTCAATCTCGTTGCCCGAAAACCAGAAAAGCGCGATCCGTACACGAATCCCTATACTAAAAAGTTCCTGCAAGAAGTGCACTGGCGTCCTGCTTGCGCAGCGGTATTTGCCGGGCGATTAAATTACCGCATCTATTCTTTTTGGGATAAGCATATGATTCGATTCATTATGTGGATTACCCACGGCCCAACGGACCCCACAACAGATATCGAGTTTACCGATTGGCCTCAAGTAGAAGCATTTGCGCAAACCGTTGCTCAGCTTAACAAAAACAGCTAA